A section of the candidate division KSB1 bacterium genome encodes:
- a CDS encoding SRPBCC domain-containing protein gives MAGKAKKLLPLGRGKIGFKVANSYAAPAAKVWAAITLAKHTQSYFVGKVTGDFSAQLEPVVWHWKRWGSMTQWPTVFQSEKKLEFLWEDHTKKYLTTVTFTLKKKGKLVELEIHERGWKQAHLKNAFSNCEGWTTFLAYLKSYLMHGKDLRHEKD, from the coding sequence ATGGCTGGTAAGGCTAAGAAGCTGCTGCCGCTGGGCAGAGGGAAGATTGGGTTTAAGGTGGCGAATTCCTACGCGGCGCCGGCGGCCAAAGTCTGGGCGGCGATTACGCTGGCGAAGCACACGCAGAGCTACTTCGTGGGCAAGGTCACCGGCGATTTTAGCGCGCAGCTTGAACCCGTGGTCTGGCACTGGAAGCGCTGGGGCAGCATGACGCAGTGGCCAACGGTCTTCCAAAGCGAGAAGAAACTTGAGTTTCTGTGGGAAGACCACACCAAGAAGTACCTCACGACCGTGACCTTCACGCTGAAGAAGAAGGGCAAGTTAGTCGAACTCGAAATTCATGAGCGCGGCTGGAAGCAGGCGCATCTGAAAAACGCCTTCTCGAACTGCGAAGGCTGGACGACGTTTCTGGCGTACCTGAAGAGCTACTTGATGCACGGGAAAGACCTCAGGCACGAGAAAGACTAA
- a CDS encoding four helix bundle protein, whose protein sequence is MKPNEDLRQRTRQFALRVVKLYCALPKTTVAQVLGKQVLRSGTAVGAVYAESCRARSNADFVSKVELAMQELEESRYWLELLVEAGEVTAKKLAALTAEADELMAIFVSMVKRTKAKT, encoded by the coding sequence ATGAAACCGAATGAAGACTTGCGACAGCGGACACGGCAGTTTGCTCTGCGAGTTGTCAAGCTCTACTGTGCGCTGCCCAAGACGACCGTGGCACAAGTGCTGGGGAAACAGGTGCTGAGATCCGGGACAGCAGTCGGTGCGGTGTACGCGGAGTCGTGTCGCGCCCGCTCCAACGCGGACTTCGTGAGCAAGGTCGAACTGGCGATGCAGGAACTGGAGGAGTCTCGATACTGGCTTGAACTACTGGTAGAAGCCGGGGAGGTTACGGCTAAGAAGCTGGCTGCGCTGACGGCCGAAGCGGACGAACTGATGGCGATCTTCGTCTCGATGGTGAAACGGACGAAGGCGAAGACTTAA
- a CDS encoding SRPBCC domain-containing protein — protein sequence MAVKKATKKKAPAKQVAAKQAVKKKAVKKVVKQPAAGVSTVVPPPPKLPVGKGPIGYTTSNVFKLPLAKVWDAVVLSKHMKQHFVDDMKGEYGPKLQPISWFWKEWGWVTFKVVKFEKHKEIVMHMGGWGEKYLTVVRFEFVRKDGKTIFRVHESGYPTKHLKNAFMMCEGWTEFHCGVKAYLLYGKALNRD from the coding sequence ATGGCTGTCAAGAAGGCGACGAAGAAGAAGGCTCCGGCCAAGCAGGTTGCGGCGAAGCAGGCTGTGAAGAAAAAGGCTGTGAAGAAAGTTGTGAAGCAGCCGGCGGCGGGTGTTTCGACCGTGGTGCCGCCGCCGCCGAAGTTGCCGGTGGGGAAGGGGCCGATCGGGTACACCACGTCGAACGTGTTCAAGCTGCCGCTGGCCAAGGTCTGGGACGCGGTGGTGCTGTCGAAGCACATGAAGCAGCACTTCGTGGATGACATGAAGGGCGAATACGGTCCGAAACTCCAACCGATTTCATGGTTCTGGAAAGAGTGGGGCTGGGTGACCTTCAAGGTTGTCAAATTCGAGAAACACAAGGAGATCGTGATGCACATGGGGGGCTGGGGCGAGAAGTACCTCACCGTCGTTCGCTTCGAGTTCGTGCGCAAGGACGGGAAGACGATCTTCCGTGTTCACGAGAGCGGCTATCCGACCAAGCACTTGAAGAACGCGTTCATGATGTGCGAAGGCTGGACGGAGTTTCACTGCGGCGTGAAAGCGTACTTGCTGTACGGGAAGGCGCTGAATCGAGACTAA
- a CDS encoding GNAT family N-acetyltransferase, translating into MKAETPPNPPVNGGEPDSPRHPSAGARNPEFEIIPLADEHRAWAREVCEQWWGGVEIMSRFVWFDTTKLAGFVAVTPPAPPNQRFGGEKTSDLPPKFPNLGGTEGGLPIGLATYHIADGECELISLNSFAENRGVGAALLAAVRAVAKRASCNRMFLTTSNDNLRALQFYQKRGMRIVAVHVGAIDAARVTKPRIPEIGDHGIPCRDELELEEKLES; encoded by the coding sequence GTGAAAGCCGAGACCCCCCCTAACCCCCCCGTTAACGGAGGGGAACCCGACTCGCCGAGGCACCCGTCCGCGGGTGCCCGGAATCCCGAATTCGAGATCATCCCGCTGGCGGACGAGCATCGCGCGTGGGCGCGGGAGGTGTGCGAGCAGTGGTGGGGCGGCGTGGAGATTATGAGCCGCTTCGTGTGGTTTGATACGACGAAGTTGGCGGGGTTTGTGGCCGTCACCCCCCCTGCCCCCCCAAATCAGAGATTTGGGGGGGAGAAGACATCGGACCTTCCCCCCAAATTTCCGAATTTGGGGGGAACTGAAGGGGGGTTGCCGATCGGATTAGCGACTTATCATATTGCGGATGGGGAGTGTGAGCTGATCAGCTTGAACAGCTTTGCCGAGAATCGCGGGGTGGGGGCGGCGCTGCTGGCAGCGGTCAGAGCGGTGGCGAAACGAGCGTCATGCAATCGCATGTTTTTGACGACCTCGAACGACAATCTGCGGGCCTTGCAGTTCTATCAGAAGCGGGGCATGCGGATCGTGGCGGTGCATGTCGGCGCGATTGACGCCGCCCGCGTCACCAAGCCGCGCATCCCCGAGATTGGCGATCACGGGATTCCGTGCCGGGATGAGCTGGAGCTGGAAGAGAAACTTGAAAGCTGA